A genome region from Bacteroidia bacterium includes the following:
- a CDS encoding AMP-binding protein: protein MRFCFDQKEFIEQSIEPDRLSVIDKNRELTWLQFETEVNNICLFFKQQNWDKLGKPVILYGHKQVEMIKVMYAMMKLNITYIPIDIIYPKQRILTIQQLAKVDIVLNCTDNFLDFENTTEVKVKPNELIIQKQDSTPILSNNISPDPLIYIIFTSGSTGEPKGVQISTKAVQSFTKWMANDFGFSSKDVFINIANFSFDLSVYEVMTFGVLGSTLLLNDLEITKDAEILMQRVEKHQGTIWVSTPSFALTYARIGYDSRLNSLKYFLFCGETLPHTTAATLYKEYSNAIIYNTYGPTEATVATTQIEITKEIIDKYNPLPVGYPKPECEILIETENSEEKEGELVIVGDHVSVGYFNNEELNKQKFFLHNGKRAFRTGDLAYYEDNMLFCNGRNDDQIKMHGFRIELNEITNAICKNEVVSSAATVGLRRNNEVKKIVSFVIPKIAIDKTELNKILLPFLEKSLPYYMIPGDIDIVTDFPYSTSHKIDKKKLTEDYLKRQFNND, encoded by the coding sequence ATGAGATTTTGCTTTGATCAAAAAGAGTTTATTGAACAATCTATTGAACCGGATAGATTATCAGTAATTGATAAAAACAGAGAACTAACATGGCTTCAATTCGAAACTGAAGTAAATAATATCTGTTTATTTTTTAAACAACAGAATTGGGATAAGCTTGGAAAACCTGTTATTCTTTATGGACACAAACAGGTAGAAATGATTAAAGTAATGTATGCAATGATGAAACTTAACATTACATACATACCCATTGATATTATTTACCCTAAACAACGCATTTTAACTATCCAACAATTAGCAAAAGTAGATATCGTTTTAAATTGCACCGATAATTTTCTTGATTTTGAAAACACAACTGAAGTTAAAGTAAAGCCAAATGAACTTATCATCCAGAAACAAGATTCAACTCCAATTTTATCAAATAATATAAGCCCTGATCCGTTAATCTATATTATTTTCACATCAGGCAGTACAGGTGAGCCAAAAGGAGTACAAATTTCAACTAAAGCTGTTCAGTCATTTACAAAATGGATGGCTAATGATTTCGGATTTTCGTCAAAAGATGTATTTATTAATATTGCTAATTTCAGTTTCGATTTATCTGTTTATGAAGTAATGACCTTTGGTGTATTAGGTTCTACTTTACTTTTAAATGATCTTGAAATAACCAAAGATGCTGAAATATTAATGCAAAGAGTAGAAAAACATCAAGGTACAATCTGGGTTTCTACTCCTTCATTTGCTCTTACTTATGCCAGAATCGGTTACGATTCAAGATTAAATTCTTTAAAATATTTTTTATTTTGTGGCGAAACACTCCCACATACAACAGCTGCAACATTATACAAAGAATATTCTAATGCAATAATTTATAACACCTATGGTCCAACAGAAGCAACTGTTGCTACAACACAAATAGAAATTACAAAAGAAATTATAGACAAATATAATCCGCTACCTGTTGGCTATCCAAAACCTGAATGCGAAATTCTTATCGAAACTGAGAATTCAGAAGAAAAAGAAGGTGAATTGGTAATTGTTGGTGACCATGTTTCTGTAGGTTATTTTAACAACGAGGAATTAAACAAGCAAAAATTCTTTTTACATAATGGTAAGCGTGCCTTTAGAACTGGCGATTTAGCTTATTACGAAGACAATATGCTTTTTTGCAATGGCAGAAACGACGACCAGATAAAAATGCATGGATTTAGAATTGAGTTAAACGAAATAACAAATGCAATTTGCAAAAACGAAGTAGTTTCTTCTGCAGCAACAGTTGGACTTAGAAGAAATAATGAAGTAAAAAAAATAGTAAGCTTTGTTATTCCTAAAATTGCAATTGATAAAACAGAGCTTAATAAAATACTATTACCATTTCTAGAAAAATCTTTACCTTACTATATGATTCCCGGTGATATAGATATAGTAACCGATTTTCCATATAGTACAAGCCATAAAATTGACAAGAAAAAACTAACAGAAGATTACCTTAAAAGGCAATTTAATAATGATTAA
- a CDS encoding D-alanyl transfer protein has translation MLPFSSFEFFIVMAMFIGTMAGAKYIFPKIYYKYLLATLNLLFLFVIYPKPFHFIALILFSYFITYLIADVFKIKKKIWGILFLLLPMLLVKFNIHFDFYPFDLNNIISFAGLSYASFRIMGYYMDKAPNEKMADIISYTNFLSFTPTLLIGPIDKYSRFKSSQDIGFLAINTENFIIGWNTLVKGIAFKFIIAEVIDRYWLNIYPDTSKEILHMFNNMYSYYFYLFFDFAGYSFMALGIGKMMGINVPVNFTNPFLAVNPQDFWRRFHISLGEWLKDYFFTPLYMFLTRKKSLKKYPVLRQNIALILTFLLMGCWNGFKLNYILSGTLLGIFSAVHNTYIIQCKKKGKDIIFGDMNPIAIKIISIILVFNTFAFALYVFSGRFPFLN, from the coding sequence ATGCTCCCATTTAGCTCCTTTGAGTTTTTTATTGTAATGGCCATGTTTATAGGAACAATGGCAGGAGCAAAATATATTTTCCCTAAAATATATTATAAATATTTACTCGCTACATTAAATTTATTATTCTTATTTGTTATTTACCCTAAACCATTTCATTTTATTGCTTTAATTTTATTTTCATACTTTATTACTTATCTTATTGCAGATGTTTTCAAAATCAAAAAAAAGATTTGGGGTATACTGTTTCTGCTTCTTCCAATGCTATTGGTAAAATTTAATATACACTTTGACTTTTACCCATTTGATCTGAATAACATAATATCATTTGCAGGATTATCATATGCAAGTTTTAGAATTATGGGCTATTATATGGATAAAGCCCCAAATGAAAAGATGGCAGATATTATTAGCTATACAAATTTTCTGTCTTTTACTCCAACATTATTAATCGGACCAATAGATAAATATAGTCGTTTTAAATCTTCTCAGGATATTGGGTTTTTAGCTATTAATACAGAGAATTTCATTATTGGCTGGAATACCCTTGTAAAAGGAATTGCATTTAAGTTTATTATTGCTGAGGTTATTGATAGATACTGGTTGAACATTTATCCTGATACAAGTAAGGAAATTTTGCACATGTTTAACAATATGTACTCTTATTACTTTTATCTGTTTTTCGATTTTGCTGGTTATTCGTTTATGGCTTTAGGAATTGGTAAAATGATGGGAATTAATGTGCCCGTAAACTTTACAAATCCATTTTTAGCTGTTAACCCACAAGACTTCTGGAGAAGATTTCATATAAGTCTTGGAGAATGGCTTAAAGACTATTTTTTCACTCCTTTATATATGTTTTTAACCAGAAAAAAGAGTTTGAAAAAATATCCTGTATTACGACAAAATATTGCACTAATATTAACTTTTCTTTTAATGGGTTGCTGGAATGGATTTAAGTTAAATTACATTTTAAGCGGAACGTTGTTAGGGATATTCTCAGCAGTTCACAACACCTACATAATTCAATGTAAGAAAAAAGGAAAGGATATTATTTTTGGAGATATGAATCCTATTGCAATTAAAATAATTAGCATTATCTTAGTTTTTAATACTTTTGCATTTGCACTATATGTTTTTAGCGGAAGATTTCCATTTTTAAATTAA
- a CDS encoding energy transducer TonB encodes MKKFLVLITFLGIAYTGFSQINQQVVVNQEAQFPGGDQALVQYIYQNIKWPDATKGNLIMDEMTISLDVLPDSSIANVVVLKKVGFGIDEVVVDMIKKKKFIPSIQNGVAVKMNVMLGVPIQVRN; translated from the coding sequence ATGAAAAAATTTTTAGTTTTAATTACTTTTTTAGGAATAGCTTATACCGGTTTTTCGCAGATTAATCAACAGGTAGTTGTAAATCAGGAAGCGCAGTTCCCGGGCGGTGATCAGGCATTGGTGCAGTATATTTATCAGAATATAAAATGGCCTGATGCAACTAAAGGAAACTTAATAATGGATGAAATGACAATCAGCCTTGATGTACTTCCCGATAGTTCAATTGCCAATGTGGTTGTTTTGAAAAAAGTCGGATTTGGTATAGATGAGGTTGTGGTTGATATGATAAAAAAGAAAAAGTTTATTCCTTCAATTCAAAATGGTGTAGCTGTAAAAATGAATGTAATGCTTGGAGTCCCAATTCAGGTGAGGAATTAA
- a CDS encoding pirin family protein produces the protein MNQTSNKPKKIESIIPPPPHHWVGNGFKVNGFFPGGLRSESRMSPFFLLDYNAKMELPPSEKPRGVGVHPHRGFETVTIAYHGKVEHHDSAGNHDIIGEGDVQWMTAASGILHKEYIETDFNKKGGAFQMVQLWVNLPAKDKMTNPKYQPITYNNFGKFNLPDNKGIVNVIAGNFNGINGAAYTFSPMNVYDIKLNAGSSLKIELPENYNTGILVIEGDAVINEQKVPENNFVLFKNKGTEVVFTAITNCTFLVLSGEPINEPIAAHGPFLMNTDKEIQDAIDDYYSGKFGHLED, from the coding sequence ATGAATCAAACATCAAATAAACCTAAAAAAATAGAATCAATAATTCCACCTCCACCACATCATTGGGTTGGAAATGGATTCAAGGTAAATGGTTTTTTCCCTGGTGGACTAAGATCAGAAAGCAGAATGTCGCCCTTTTTTCTGCTTGACTACAATGCAAAAATGGAATTACCTCCAAGTGAAAAGCCAAGAGGTGTTGGAGTTCATCCTCACAGAGGATTTGAAACAGTAACTATTGCTTATCATGGAAAAGTTGAGCATCATGATAGTGCCGGGAACCACGATATAATAGGAGAAGGTGATGTGCAATGGATGACAGCAGCTTCGGGAATATTACATAAAGAATACATCGAAACAGACTTTAATAAAAAAGGTGGTGCATTTCAGATGGTACAACTTTGGGTTAATTTACCGGCAAAAGATAAAATGACAAATCCAAAATACCAACCCATAACATATAACAATTTTGGTAAGTTTAATTTACCTGATAATAAAGGAATCGTAAATGTTATAGCAGGTAATTTTAATGGGATAAATGGCGCGGCTTATACTTTTTCGCCAATGAATGTTTATGATATAAAGTTAAATGCCGGATCGTCATTAAAAATAGAATTACCCGAGAATTATAATACTGGAATTTTAGTGATTGAAGGTGATGCCGTAATTAATGAACAGAAAGTTCCAGAGAATAACTTTGTTTTATTTAAGAATAAAGGAACAGAGGTTGTTTTTACTGCAATAACAAATTGTACATTTTTAGTGTTAAGTGGTGAGCCAATAAATGAACCAATTGCTGCTCATGGTCCTTTTTTAATGAATACTGATAAAGAAATTCAAGACGCAATTGATGATTATTATTCCGGGAAATTCGGACATCTTGAAGATTAA
- a CDS encoding adenosylhomocysteinase, protein MSETMTETLNYKVKDMTLADWGRKEIKLAETEMPGLMSLRKKYGATKPLKGTRISGSLHMTIQTAVLIETLAELGADVRWASCNIFSTQDHAAAAIAAAGIPVFAWKGETLEEYWWCTMQALTFPNGQGPTSIVDDGGDATMLIHWGIKTEKDPSFVDSPCSSHEEQVIKNLIREQTKLNGKIWSQLAKDIKGVSEETTTGVHRLYQMFEKGELLFPAINVNDSVTKSKFDNLYGCRESLADGIKRATDIMLAGKVVVVCGYGDVGKGCAFSMRSYGARVIVTEIDPICALQAAMEGFEVTTLEKALPEGNVFVTTTGNKDIIKAEHMQKMKNEAIVCNIGHFDNEIQVNQLEALPGIKKVNVKPQVDQYIFADGHSIILLAEGRLVNLGCATGHPSFVMSNSFTNQTLAQLDFYSKKYEIGVYRLPKYLDEEVARLHLEHIGVVLTKLTQEQADYIGVPINGPYKPDHYRY, encoded by the coding sequence ATGAGTGAAACAATGACCGAAACTTTAAATTATAAAGTAAAAGACATGACTCTAGCTGATTGGGGTCGCAAAGAAATTAAACTTGCCGAAACCGAAATGCCGGGACTAATGTCATTACGTAAGAAATATGGAGCTACAAAACCATTAAAAGGAACACGTATTTCTGGCTCTTTACACATGACCATTCAAACTGCAGTTTTAATTGAGACCCTTGCAGAACTTGGTGCTGATGTTCGTTGGGCAAGTTGTAATATTTTCTCAACTCAGGATCATGCTGCTGCTGCAATTGCTGCTGCAGGAATTCCTGTTTTTGCATGGAAAGGTGAAACCTTAGAAGAATATTGGTGGTGTACAATGCAGGCACTTACTTTTCCAAACGGACAAGGACCAACATCTATAGTTGATGATGGCGGTGATGCTACAATGTTAATTCACTGGGGAATTAAAACTGAAAAAGATCCTTCATTTGTTGATTCTCCTTGCTCATCACACGAAGAACAAGTAATTAAAAACCTAATTCGTGAGCAAACTAAATTGAATGGAAAAATCTGGAGCCAGTTAGCAAAAGATATTAAAGGTGTTTCAGAAGAAACTACAACCGGAGTTCACCGTTTATATCAGATGTTTGAAAAAGGTGAATTACTTTTCCCAGCAATTAACGTTAACGACTCTGTTACAAAATCTAAATTCGATAATTTATACGGTTGCCGTGAGTCTTTAGCAGACGGCATTAAACGTGCTACTGATATCATGTTAGCTGGTAAAGTTGTTGTTGTTTGCGGTTATGGCGATGTTGGAAAAGGATGCGCTTTCTCAATGAGAAGCTATGGTGCAAGAGTTATTGTTACTGAAATCGACCCAATATGTGCACTACAGGCAGCAATGGAAGGTTTTGAAGTTACTACTTTAGAAAAAGCTCTTCCTGAAGGAAACGTTTTTGTTACCACTACTGGAAACAAAGACATCATTAAAGCAGAACACATGCAAAAAATGAAAAATGAAGCAATAGTTTGTAACATTGGACATTTTGATAATGAAATTCAGGTTAACCAACTTGAAGCTCTTCCCGGAATTAAAAAAGTAAATGTAAAGCCACAGGTTGATCAATATATTTTTGCTGACGGACATTCAATTATCTTATTGGCAGAAGGTCGTTTGGTAAATTTGGGTTGCGCAACAGGACATCCATCTTTTGTTATGAGTAACTCCTTTACAAATCAAACCCTTGCTCAATTAGACTTCTATTCTAAAAAATATGAAATTGGAGTTTACAGACTTCCAAAATATTTAGATGAAGAAGTTGCCCGTTTACATTTAGAGCATATTGGTGTAGTTCTTACAAAACTTACTCAGGAACAGGCAGATTATATTGGTGTCCCAATTAACGGACCATACAAACCTGATCATTACAGATATTAA
- the fabG gene encoding 3-oxoacyl-ACP reductase FabG, with protein sequence MKIALVTGGSRGIGRAICTKLASMGYHVLINYLNNETEAKKTLDNVINAGGSGEILRFDVSKFPEVETALENWQQSNPEQYIEVLVNNAGIRKDFLMIWMENSHWNDVIDTNLNGFFYPTRLLLKNMIVNKFGRIINIVSLSGLKGLPGQVNYSAAKGAVIAATKALAQEVGKKKVTVNAIAPGFISTDMTVDLDEQQLKAMIPLNRFGTPEEVAELAGFLASENSSYITGEVISINGGLYT encoded by the coding sequence ATGAAAATTGCACTAGTTACAGGTGGTTCAAGAGGTATTGGCAGAGCAATTTGCACAAAATTAGCTTCAATGGGTTATCATGTTTTGATAAATTATTTAAACAATGAAACCGAAGCTAAAAAAACTCTCGATAATGTTATAAATGCCGGTGGATCCGGTGAAATATTACGCTTTGATGTTAGCAAATTCCCAGAAGTTGAGACTGCTTTAGAAAATTGGCAACAATCTAATCCCGAACAATATATTGAAGTATTAGTAAATAATGCAGGTATTCGTAAGGATTTCTTAATGATCTGGATGGAAAACAGTCACTGGAATGATGTTATAGATACAAACCTAAACGGCTTCTTCTATCCAACCCGTCTTTTACTTAAAAACATGATCGTTAATAAATTCGGAAGAATAATAAACATTGTTTCTCTTTCAGGATTAAAAGGTTTACCAGGGCAGGTAAATTACTCGGCAGCTAAAGGTGCAGTAATAGCAGCAACTAAAGCACTAGCTCAGGAAGTTGGTAAAAAGAAAGTTACTGTTAATGCAATTGCTCCCGGATTTATCAGTACAGACATGACAGTTGATTTAGACGAGCAACAATTAAAAGCAATGATTCCGTTAAATCGGTTTGGAACACCCGAAGAAGTTGCAGAATTGGCAGGTTTCTTAGCTTCAGAAAACTCTTCTTATATTACAGGAGAAGTAATTTCAATTAACGGAGGCTTATATACATAA
- a CDS encoding beta-ketoacyl-[acyl-carrier-protein] synthase family protein, whose product MKRVVITGMGIYSSIGKNLEEVKDSLYQGKSGIILDAERKTYGYQSALTGFLERPQLKGLLDRRARVSMPEQAEYAYISTIEALKNANMDQDFLDNNEVGILFGNDSSAVPVINAIDIIREKRDTLLVGSGSVFQSMNSSVTMNLSVIFKLKGINFTVSGACASGSHAIGMGYFLIKHGYQERVICGGAQEVNVFCVGSFDGLGAFSKRENEPTKASRPFDKNRDGLIPSGGAATVIIEEYESAVKRGAPILGEIVGYGFSSDGKHISVPDINGPIRAMTNSLKDANLSPDAIDYINAHATSTPLGDMNEASAIDSIFGNTKPLVSSTKSMTGHEMWMAGASEMIYSMLMMQNNFVAPNINYEEPDEAMQKINIATKTTPKEINAFLSNSFGFGGTNSALVVRRIK is encoded by the coding sequence ATGAAAAGAGTTGTTATAACTGGAATGGGTATTTACTCATCTATTGGAAAAAATTTAGAAGAAGTTAAAGATTCTCTGTATCAGGGAAAAAGTGGAATTATTTTAGATGCCGAAAGAAAAACATACGGCTATCAGTCAGCATTAACAGGATTCTTAGAGCGTCCTCAACTAAAAGGTTTATTAGACCGTCGTGCAAGAGTTAGTATGCCAGAACAAGCTGAATATGCCTATATTTCTACTATTGAAGCATTAAAAAATGCTAACATGGATCAGGATTTTCTAGACAATAACGAAGTAGGCATTTTGTTTGGAAACGATAGTTCTGCTGTTCCGGTAATAAATGCAATTGACATAATAAGAGAAAAACGGGATACTTTACTTGTAGGTTCAGGTTCAGTTTTTCAATCGATGAATTCTTCGGTAACAATGAATTTATCGGTAATATTTAAACTTAAAGGTATTAACTTCACAGTAAGTGGTGCATGCGCAAGTGGTTCTCATGCTATTGGAATGGGATATTTTCTTATTAAACACGGTTATCAGGAAAGAGTTATTTGCGGCGGTGCTCAGGAAGTTAACGTATTTTGCGTAGGAAGTTTTGATGGCTTGGGAGCATTCTCTAAACGTGAAAATGAACCTACAAAAGCATCTAGACCATTTGATAAAAACCGCGACGGACTAATTCCAAGTGGTGGTGCAGCAACTGTTATTATTGAGGAATATGAAAGCGCAGTAAAACGCGGTGCTCCAATTTTAGGAGAAATTGTTGGTTATGGCTTTTCATCTGATGGAAAACATATTTCTGTTCCTGATATCAACGGGCCAATTCGTGCAATGACAAATTCATTAAAAGATGCTAATCTTTCACCTGACGCTATCGACTATATTAATGCTCATGCTACTTCTACACCTCTTGGCGACATGAATGAAGCAAGTGCAATTGATTCGATATTCGGTAACACAAAACCGCTTGTAAGTTCTACAAAATCAATGACCGGACACGAAATGTGGATGGCTGGAGCTAGCGAAATGATTTATTCAATGTTAATGATGCAGAATAATTTTGTTGCACCAAACATAAATTACGAAGAACCCGACGAAGCAATGCAGAAAATAAACATTGCAACTAAAACCACTCCAAAGGAAATAAATGCATTTCTCTCAAACTCATTTGGTTTTGGAGGAACAAATTCTGCTTTGGTAGTTAGACGTATAAAATAA
- a CDS encoding acyl carrier protein, with the protein MNREEVVQIINNFLIEEFELNPEQITPEASLKDDLGLESLDFVDIAVVIEKEFKFKVKGEEMVDVRNLNDLYDYIFKTVNK; encoded by the coding sequence ATGAATAGAGAAGAAGTAGTTCAAATAATTAACAATTTTTTAATTGAAGAGTTTGAATTAAACCCAGAACAAATTACTCCTGAGGCATCATTAAAAGACGATTTAGGTTTAGAAAGTCTTGATTTTGTTGACATTGCTGTTGTAATAGAAAAAGAATTCAAGTTTAAAGTAAAAGGTGAAGAAATGGTTGATGTTCGCAACCTTAACGACTTGTACGATTACATCTTCAAAACAGTGAATAAGTAA
- a CDS encoding lysophospholipid acyltransferase family protein, with amino-acid sequence MAGFKTKFSFIFEGEEYLRQMAKETGGLLISAHIGNFEMAGNMLERINTKVNIVILDAEHEKIKNLLDPILRKTMNLIPLKEDMSHLFFINEAISKKEIICIHGDRFIEGERFIEAKLFNKPALFPAGPFRLAVSYGTPVSFVFAMKEKHFKYHFYATPPKTYSIVRNRTNREEELREIVTDYIFELEKMLTLYPLQWFNHYPFWKEQLS; translated from the coding sequence ATGGCTGGTTTTAAAACTAAATTCAGCTTTATTTTTGAAGGAGAAGAATATCTTCGTCAAATGGCAAAAGAAACAGGCGGATTACTTATCAGCGCCCATATTGGCAACTTTGAAATGGCAGGTAATATGCTCGAGCGTATTAATACAAAAGTAAACATTGTAATTCTTGATGCCGAACATGAAAAAATAAAAAATCTGCTTGATCCCATTCTTAGAAAAACAATGAACCTGATTCCTTTAAAAGAAGATATGAGTCATTTATTTTTTATAAATGAAGCAATCTCAAAAAAAGAAATTATTTGCATTCATGGCGACAGATTTATTGAAGGTGAAAGATTTATAGAAGCAAAACTTTTTAATAAACCTGCTTTGTTCCCTGCAGGACCATTCAGACTTGCGGTTTCATATGGAACACCTGTATCTTTTGTTTTTGCGATGAAAGAAAAGCATTTCAAATATCATTTTTATGCAACACCTCCTAAAACCTACTCGATAGTAAGAAACAGAACAAATCGTGAAGAAGAACTTCGTGAAATTGTAACCGACTATATTTTTGAACTCGAAAAAATGCTTACTTTGTATCCTTTACAATGGTTTAATCATTACCCTTTCTGGAAAGAACAATTATCGTGA
- a CDS encoding radical SAM protein, with protein sequence MKKNILFISANQLKDPYPVYPLGISYLVSYLEENMPEIGITLFDFNKQGYTELTSLIEKINPNYIGISFRNVDDVNFYSKDSYIKHYQTIVELVRKKSNGKIIIGGPGYSIFPIEMYNLLQPDFGIYGEGEISLCKLIKAIENGTDFKEIPRLIFKDNGITIFNQKDSTTCQPQPSYNSDWTDYYWQTSGMLNIQTKRGCPYQCIYCTYPLIEGTNVRTHNPEVLVDNLEKYSVDNKVDYFFFTDSLFNLKNKFNYEFAELLIKRNLNIKWGAYFNFKNLPEDLLVLLKRAGLTHIEFGTDSLCDTTLTSYRKPFNFNDILTTSNICNKLDIDFAHFLILGGYGETKATLRETFDNSKKFGRTVFFPFVGMRIYPNTELYKIALAEGKILPTDDLLLPKYYISEDYNEEEVKRFASESGKRWVFPDEDSSGIINKLRAKGKKGPLWEYLTK encoded by the coding sequence GTGAAAAAAAATATTCTTTTTATATCGGCTAACCAGCTAAAAGATCCATATCCGGTTTACCCTTTAGGTATATCATACCTTGTTTCATATTTAGAAGAAAATATGCCTGAAATCGGAATAACTCTTTTTGATTTTAATAAACAAGGTTATACTGAACTTACAAGCCTTATTGAAAAAATTAATCCAAATTACATTGGTATTTCTTTTAGAAATGTTGATGATGTGAATTTCTATTCTAAAGACAGCTACATTAAGCACTACCAAACAATAGTAGAACTTGTAAGAAAAAAATCAAATGGAAAAATAATCATCGGCGGACCGGGATATTCCATTTTTCCTATTGAAATGTACAATTTGTTACAACCTGATTTTGGTATTTATGGCGAAGGCGAAATTTCTTTATGCAAATTGATAAAAGCAATTGAAAATGGAACTGATTTTAAAGAAATTCCTCGCTTAATTTTCAAAGATAATGGAATAACAATATTCAATCAAAAAGATAGTACAACCTGCCAACCTCAACCATCATACAATAGCGACTGGACAGATTATTACTGGCAAACCAGCGGTATGTTAAATATTCAAACAAAAAGAGGTTGTCCATACCAATGTATTTATTGCACTTACCCGTTGATTGAGGGAACAAATGTCAGAACTCACAACCCTGAAGTACTAGTAGATAATCTTGAAAAATATAGTGTTGATAATAAAGTTGATTATTTCTTTTTTACTGATTCACTCTTCAATCTTAAAAATAAATTTAATTACGAATTTGCAGAACTTCTCATTAAAAGAAATTTAAATATAAAATGGGGAGCATATTTTAATTTTAAGAATCTTCCCGAAGACTTATTGGTACTTTTAAAAAGAGCAGGTCTTACACATATAGAGTTTGGCACTGATTCGCTTTGCGACACAACCCTAACATCGTACAGAAAACCATTTAATTTTAATGATATTCTTACAACTTCTAATATCTGTAACAAATTGGATATAGATTTTGCACATTTTCTAATTCTTGGAGGATATGGTGAAACAAAAGCCACACTTCGGGAAACATTTGATAATTCTAAGAAATTCGGAAGAACCGTATTTTTTCCATTTGTCGGAATGAGAATATATCCTAATACTGAACTTTACAAAATTGCTTTAGCTGAAGGAAAAATATTGCCAACTGACGATTTGCTACTTCCAAAATACTATATTTCTGAAGACTATAACGAAGAAGAAGTTAAAAGATTTGCAAGTGAATCGGGCAAAAGATGGGTTTTTCCTGACGAAGATTCTTCCGGAATAATAAATAAACTACGTGCAAAAGGGAAAAAAGGTCCGTTATGGGAATATCTTACTAAATAA
- a CDS encoding hydroxymyristoyl-ACP dehydratase, which translates to MKDLTNIFQLIPQRLPMVMVDEHISTDEKKTLTRFKVLSDSMFCEEGFLSEAGLLENMAQSAAARLGFSYKMKGGTPPIGIIASLQEIQINKYPVPNDELITEITFTDEIMGITLVDCKVLCNNTEYAFCKMKILLRE; encoded by the coding sequence ATGAAAGATTTAACAAATATATTTCAACTTATTCCTCAACGTTTACCAATGGTAATGGTTGATGAACATATTTCCACAGACGAAAAGAAAACTTTAACACGCTTTAAAGTTTTATCTGACTCAATGTTTTGTGAAGAAGGATTTTTATCTGAAGCAGGATTACTCGAAAACATGGCACAATCGGCAGCAGCACGACTTGGTTTTTCTTATAAAATGAAAGGTGGCACACCACCCATTGGTATTATTGCATCATTACAGGAAATTCAAATTAATAAGTACCCAGTTCCTAACGATGAGCTAATTACAGAAATTACTTTTACTGATGAGATAATGGGAATTACATTAGTAGATTGTAAGGTACTTTGTAATAACACTGAGTACGCATTTTGTAAAATGAAGATTTTGTTAAGGGAATAA